The following proteins are co-located in the Streptomyces bottropensis ATCC 25435 genome:
- the pabB gene encoding aminodeoxychorismate synthase component I, translating to MKTLLIDNYDSYTYNLFQLIAEVNGEEPVVVLNDAAVEDIPELREFDNVVVSPGPGHPSEPRDFGIAARVIAEARIPVLGVCLGHQGIAVGERADVEPAPWPRHGHLSTVRHDGRDLFRGLPQNFTVVRYHSLSVREPLPPTLEATAWSEDGVLMGLRHRERPLWGVQFHPESILTEHGHRLLVNFRDLTEERAGSPRTNNTAVISLSGAIPRPRRAQGPAYRLHTRRIAGAIDAEAAFTRMHADAPHAFWLDSSRVEQGLSRFSFFGDGSGPLAEVVRYDVDSGLCEIEREGRPTRRVKASVFDYLKRQLASRKVDATGLPFDFTGGYVGYFGYELKADTGSPNRHRAQTPDASWLFADRLIAVDHQEGHTYAVCLAEDTPAASREAGDWLDSALAQLTFIGSDTTVPLRSATPPYPRAAEPWLVRDRATYLADIDACKAELNAGTSYEICLTNAARLPAPYDPYDFYRVLRRINPAPYAAFLRFGDLDIAGSSPERFLRITRDGIAEAKPIKGTAPRGATPAEDERLRAEMAADAKTRAENLMIVDLLRNDLGRVSRTGSVKVTRLMATETYATVHQLVSTVEGRLREGTDAVDCVRACFPGGSMTGAPKLRTLEIIDSLETEARGVYSGALGYLGCSGGADLNIVIRTAVFQGGRMHLGAGGAIVLDSDPAAEYDEMLLKTAAPMRAHREHASAPAVTEEPTR from the coding sequence ATTCGACAACGTGGTGGTGTCGCCGGGGCCCGGGCACCCTTCGGAACCGCGCGACTTCGGCATCGCCGCCCGGGTGATCGCCGAGGCCCGGATCCCGGTGCTGGGCGTGTGCCTGGGCCACCAGGGCATCGCGGTGGGCGAGCGGGCCGATGTGGAGCCCGCCCCGTGGCCCCGCCACGGGCACCTGTCCACGGTCCGGCACGACGGACGCGACCTGTTCCGGGGGCTGCCCCAGAACTTCACGGTCGTCCGCTACCACTCGCTGTCCGTGCGCGAGCCGTTGCCGCCGACCCTGGAGGCCACCGCCTGGTCGGAGGACGGCGTCCTGATGGGGCTGCGTCACCGCGAACGACCGCTGTGGGGCGTGCAGTTCCACCCCGAGTCGATCCTGACCGAGCACGGCCACCGTCTGCTGGTCAACTTCCGTGACCTCACGGAGGAACGGGCCGGCAGCCCGCGTACGAACAACACCGCGGTCATCTCCCTCAGCGGTGCGATCCCCCGCCCCCGGCGGGCCCAGGGGCCCGCCTACCGGCTGCACACCCGCCGTATCGCGGGCGCGATCGACGCCGAGGCCGCCTTCACCCGCATGCACGCCGACGCGCCGCACGCGTTCTGGCTGGACAGCTCCCGCGTGGAGCAGGGCCTGTCGCGGTTCTCGTTCTTCGGCGACGGCAGCGGCCCGCTCGCCGAGGTCGTCCGCTACGACGTCGACAGCGGCCTGTGCGAGATCGAGCGGGAGGGGCGCCCGACCCGCAGGGTCAAGGCGAGCGTCTTCGACTACCTGAAGCGCCAGCTGGCGAGCCGCAAGGTCGACGCGACGGGCCTGCCCTTCGACTTCACCGGCGGATACGTCGGCTACTTCGGCTACGAACTCAAGGCCGACACCGGGTCCCCGAACCGGCACCGGGCCCAGACCCCGGACGCCTCCTGGCTGTTCGCGGACCGGCTGATCGCGGTGGACCACCAAGAGGGCCACACCTACGCGGTCTGCCTGGCCGAGGACACCCCGGCGGCGTCCCGTGAGGCCGGCGACTGGCTCGATTCCGCACTGGCCCAGCTGACCTTCATCGGCTCGGACACCACGGTCCCCCTGCGGTCGGCCACGCCGCCCTACCCGCGCGCCGCCGAACCCTGGCTCGTCCGCGACCGCGCCACCTACCTCGCCGACATCGACGCCTGCAAGGCCGAGCTGAACGCGGGCACGAGCTACGAGATCTGTCTGACCAACGCCGCCCGGTTACCCGCCCCGTACGACCCGTACGACTTCTACCGGGTGCTGCGCCGCATCAACCCGGCCCCGTACGCCGCCTTCCTCAGGTTCGGTGACCTCGACATCGCGGGCTCGTCGCCCGAGCGTTTCCTGCGGATCACCCGCGACGGCATCGCCGAGGCCAAGCCGATCAAGGGCACCGCCCCCCGGGGCGCCACCCCGGCGGAGGACGAGCGGCTGCGCGCCGAGATGGCGGCGGACGCCAAGACCCGCGCCGAGAACCTGATGATCGTCGACCTGCTCCGCAACGACCTCGGCCGGGTCTCCCGCACCGGGTCCGTGAAGGTCACCCGCCTCATGGCCACCGAGACCTACGCCACCGTGCACCAGCTGGTCTCCACCGTCGAGGGCAGACTGCGCGAGGGCACCGACGCCGTCGACTGCGTCCGAGCCTGCTTCCCCGGCGGATCGATGACCGGGGCCCCCAAGCTCCGCACGCTGGAGATCATCGACTCGCTGGAGACCGAGGCGCGGGGCGTGTACTCCGGAGCCCTCGGCTACCTCGGGTGCAGCGGCGGCGCCGACCTCAACATCGTCATCCGTACCGCCGTGTTCCAGGGCGGCCGTATGCATCTGGGCGCGGGCGGCGCGATCGTCCTCGACTCCGATCCGGCCGCCGAGTACGACGAGATGCTGCTGAAGACCGCGGCGCCGATGCGCGCCCACCGGGAGCACGCCTCCGCCCCGGCCGTCACCGAGGAGCCGACGCGATGA